The genome window ggggggaaaataaaagaaaattcaatctAATGGAATGAAATTTTGACGTCCGCAAAGGACAATACAAAcactctctttctctctctagaTACAGCGAAGAAGAACAGGGCACGTACTGagacaagaaaaaagaaaaagcagaaGAATTGATTTAAGAGGAGAGCAAaaagaaggtttttttttttttggtgaagtGTAAACATATTAATTGCTTCAGTTTATTgaagcaaaaaagaagaaaaaaaaggagtagaagaattgaagagaaagagaGTTCAAAAgacattttggtattttttgttttgggtaTGTTTTGATTGAAATCAAAGCTTTGGAGATTTGGGAAactttctttactttttttattttctttccccttCTTCTTTGTTTATCTTTTGACAGTAACTGTGAGAATTTTTCAACGCTGGTAAGTCTTCTCAAAGTCTCTTTAGCTTTGACCCTTTTGCTagtttttttttggggtttaaGTCTGGATCATTGATTTCTGCTGTCAGTGGCTGGATCGAGGTTAGTTgcttttttaatgtatttggtTAAACGTTCGTTTTTCTTCTAATAAAGTTGCAATTTCTTGGGGGTTTGGAGGTTAAAAATTTCAGCTTGGTCAGTTGATTTTACTGTCTTTCtctaattttaagtaaaattttgtttgagttttaatgaaatttctaCGGTTTTGAGATTTGGGTTTTTCTTTAAGATTCGATTGGAGTTTGATTTTACGGTTATCGGATTTCAGTTTTACATTTCTTTTTGTTGACAGTCTTAATTACTTTTTGTGCTgaatgttagtaaaattatttttcggATGATTTATGTTTCAGTGGATCTGAAAATTCTTAtgtcttcttttcttttattaggAATTCGAGGGAAAGCCATTCTAGTGTTGCTTGACTGTAAATGTTAGAATGCTCAGAATCAGAGCTTCTTCATGGGCTTCGGTTTTCTTTGGTAATGGCCGCTTGTATGGTGGAGCAGAAAGCTATATGCTCAGGCACAGAACTGATCCCTTGTTATTTGTCCACAATGAGGACTGGAAAGTTAAAAGCAGCCAAGTTGGGCTGATTTCTTGAACTCTGCGGttgatttttttgtgttttgttattAACTGTTGTTTATTTAGTTGAATTCATGTTGTTTTAGATAGTTGTTACATTTTTGTGAGTGAGTTTTAGGTAGTTAGTCTTGAAACATGGTGCCATTAGGGCCTTCTACTCCAATAGGTGGTGCGCAGTCTGTTCCGTCATCTCTTTTGCGAACAAATTCAGGGATGCTAGGATCACAAGGCGGTGGTCTTCCTTCTCAATCTGGGTTTCCTTCATTAGTGTCTCCTCGTACTCAGTTTAATAATATGAATATGCTCGGGAACGTGCCTAATGTTTCTTCCCTTCTTAATCAGTCATTTGGGAATGGGGGTCCGAACCCTCAGCTTTCTGGTCCTGGGAGTGGCCAGCGTGGAGGAATCGATTCAGGGGCTGAATCTGATCCACTTTCGAATGTGGGTACTGGGATGGGGTTTAATGCCCCATCGTCATTTGTGCCATCGAACATGGCAAACATTGGGTCGTCTGGTCAAGTTCAAAGTCAGCAGTATTCTAACCTTTCTGGTAACCATATTTTACCAGATCAACAACAGCCCCAACAACCGGAGTCACAGCAGTTCCAACATGGTCAACAAGGGATGCAACAGGTCTCTGCCCCTCACAACACCCAACAAggacagcagcagcagcagcagcagcaacagTTTCAATCTATTAGAGGAGGGATGGCTGGTGTTGGGGCTGTCAAATTGGAGCCACAACTGACTAATGATCAGCACAGCCAGCCACAGCAGTTGCAATCGCTGAGAAATCTTGCTCCTGTGAAATTGGAACCACAACAAATCCCGCCTTCAAGAACTTTGGCACAGGTAAAAATGGAACCTCAACATTCAGATCAGTCATTTTTGCATCAGCAGCAACAACAGCAGCAGCAACAGCAGCAGCAGTTGCTCCAAATGTCACGGCAGCCCCCACAAACTGCTGCCGCCCAAATCAGTCTTTTGCATCAACAAAGACTCTTGCAGCTACAACAGCaacaccaccaccaccaacTCTTGAAAGCAATGCCTCAACAAAGGCCTCAATTACCGCAGCAGTTTCAACAGCAGAATTTGCCTTTGAGATCACCTGTGAAATCAGCATATGAGCCTGGGATGTGTGCTCGGCGACTGACACATTACATGTATCAGCAGCAGCATAGACCTGAAGTAAGATCTCCATGGTCTGAAGATCTATTTCCACATGTGTGCAGTGGCTTTCTGGATGTAACATTTCTGTTTTTTCATGTAGGACAACAATATTGAATTCTGGAGAAAGTTTGTTGCTGAGTACTTCGCTCCAAATGCCAAAAAGAAGTGGTGCGTTTCTATGTATGGAAATGGCCGCCAAACAACTGGTGTTTTCCCTCAGGTCTGCTGATAAAAACTTGCCTATACTTCTCACTCTGAACCATATTCAATTGGCATCTTATGTAATTGAATGGAGACAGTTATCTTTAGAACTTTACATCTTTGTTTGTTTGCTCACCTGATGATAAATACTTATACATTGAATTTCTCCTTGGGTTTTGGGTATATATTAATGGCAAAAGGATAATTGAACTGCTGTATAAATGTTACAGGATGTATGGCACTGTGAAATATGCAATAGGAAGCCAGGACGTGGTTTTGGTATGCCCTTTTCTTTTAAGTCTCTTTTTGTTCCTgttcctctttctttttttgggaTACAGTCAATGAACTAGTTTTCCatcttatattatttgattaacatGTATTAGTGCTTCTTATTGGTATGTCAATATCCTATTACTGCATAAAGTGGTATACATTAAGTTTGTTGTGgcttttatttatccatttctacCGTATATCTAATCTCTCCCAGTTGTGCTTTCAGAGGCGACTGTTGAGGTTCTCCCTAggcttttcaaaattaaatatgaaagtggTACTTTGGAAGAACTTCTTTATGTTGATATGCCCCGTGAGTATCAGAATTCATCAGGACAAATTGTCCTGGACTATGCAAAAGCAATACAAGAAAGTGTTTTTGAGCAGCTTCGTGTTGTTCGTGATGGTCAGCTTAGGATAGTTTTCTCACCAGATCTGAAGGTTACAAATTGAAGTAGTGGCTTTCTATTGACTCTCAAAGTTTTGGGATCTCATTAACTAAATTTCGgctctttcattctttttagaTTTGTTCTTGGGAATTTTGTGCTCGGCGTCACGAGGAACTCATCCCTAGAAGATTATTGATACCTCAGGTTGTGATTCTCTATTGCTTGAGAATGTCCGATATATGCTTTTGATCTGTGTGCATAGTATGTTTGAACCGTATGAAACCTGTGTTGACTtgtaatatttctttttatgttgCTTTTATGAGATTATCATATCAAGAAGTTGGgatgtctttttattttatgattggTTGCTTGAAATCTTCCTTTTGCGCATTCTTGCAATCTAGAAAATGTCATAtcaatgatgatgatgaattcTCACCCTAAATCATGAgcaatttgttatatttattctttGGATTCTAAGAGTATGACTGCTGCTTCTCTGGTTTTTAGTTGTATTTGATGGTTGTAAGTTGGGTTGTACAGGTTAGTCAACTTGGGGCTGCAGCTCAAAAGTATCAAGCTGCAACACAAAACGCATCAACAAATTTATCTGCTCCTGATTTGCAGAATAACTGTAACTTGtatgtcttttttttaatattgtacttTTTTCTAATTGAATGAATGGACCAATAATTCATTTACTTAAAATCATGGTCTGTTTCATATTCTTgagatttttactttttcctctTTACGGTTATGATAGATGCTTCATTATGATAGATTTTGATTAGGATCTTggtcacacacacacacacgctCACTCGGGTTGGGTTGGGCACATCAAATTAACTTGCAGTATACCATTTACTTATTTTcgatttattaaataataatattgcattcATGGAATTCTAATTTGCTATGAATGAACTTTAGGTTTGTAGCATCGGCTCGGCAATTGGCTAAAGCCTTGGAAGTGCCATTGGTAAATGATTTGGGTTATACAAAGAGATATGTGAGGTGTCTTCAGGTAATTTCCTGCATCTGCTCTacctattttccaaaattatctTTTGTTTCTAGGGCAAATTTGTATCCTTTTAACACTTACTAGCTTGCAAGTTTCCACTGCAAATTACTCTGTTCTATGATCTTCTCAAGTTTGTTTGGATCCAATGTTGTATGTACTTGCATCATCGGAATGCTCTAGCAGTTGCTTCTTTTGAAGTCTAAgagcaaataaaaaatattattgaaatatagTTAACATGTTTTATTATCATGTTATGACAACGGGAAAAGCTAAAATGTGAAGATGAGTTCTACAGTTGTACCTTCTTTTCGAAAATTTTTGCATTGACTTGTATTCAAACTACTCATGTTTCCTTATTTTATTGGGGTTTTAACAGATATCTGAAGTGGTTAATAGTATGAAAGACTTGATTGATTACAGTAGAGAAACAAGGACTGGACCCATGGGTAAGTTTTGACAAGATTTCCATCGCTAaatctattttgattttgtcatttcttttttttaaaagatactTTGTAATGCTTGAAAGTACCAGTCAAGGCTTCCTGTAGTAACTAGTCTCAATGGGAGTTCTATAAGCTGGTTGACAGTCTTGGATCTGGTAGCCCTTTTTGTAGCTTGTGACTGTATGAAAATGTTCTGATTTTTGAGTTTTGATGGTGAAGGGTTGTGTTTTTTAACTGGTTATTAACAGCCAAATGTATTCATTTAACTCTATCATTGAAAATAGCGTGTTCTATTTTACCAGTTGCATTTTGGAAATAGTGTGAGAAATAAGAACTTTACAAGTGTAGCTTCAGATTCATTTGTTATTTATctcatttatttagtttttcctCAGAGAGTTTGGCCAAGTTCCCTCGAAGAACGAGCACTTCATCTGGTTTTCATGCACAATCTCAACAGCCTGAGGAACAGCATCAGCAACAGCAGCAGACACCACAACAGCAAATGATGACCCAGAGCTCTAATGGTGATCAAAGTTCTGCCCAGGCTTCTGGGATGCAGCTTGCTGCTAACAATGGTGTGGCTAATGTAAATAACTCGCTTAATGTAGCATCTGCATCAACATCTGGTGGCACCATTGCTGGGCCTCTACACCAGAATTCCATGAACTCCAGACAGCAGAATTCTATGAATAATGCAAGCAGTTCCTATGGTGGAAACTCTGTGCAGATCCCGTCCCCTGGTTCCTCTAGCACAATACCCCAAACACAAGCAAATCCTTCTCCATTTCAATCGCCAACACCTTCCTCATCTAATAATCCTCCTCAAGCTCCGCATGGTGCCTTAGCAGCTTCAAGTCACATGAGTTCTGCAAATTCTCCAGCAATGAACATGCCTATGCAGCAGCCAGCTCTTTCCAGTGAGGCGGATCCCAATGAATCCCAAAGCTCTGTTCAGAAAATCATTCATGAAATGTTGTCTAGCCAACTTAATAACACTGGCGGCATGGTTGGTGCTGGCACTCTAGGCAATGATGTGAAGAGCGTAAATGGAATGCTGCCACCGAGTAACAACATGGTTCTCAGCGGTGGCAACACTTTGGTCGGTAATGGAACCATCAGCAATAATTCAGTTATTGGTGGTGTGGGGTTTGGTTCAATGAGTGGTGGACTAGGGCAGTCTGCTATGGTGAATGGAATCAGAGCCACAATGGGAAATAACCCTGTCATGAATGGAAGGATGGGAATGGCACAGATGGCTCGGGATCAGCTAATGAATCAGCAACAACAGGATATGGGGAACCAGCTACTGAATGGACTTGGAGCAGTTAATGGTTTTAATAATTATCAATTTGATTGGAAACCTTCCCCATGAAAGAAAGTGCAAAAAGCTGATGGTTCTTTGATTACAGCTGTGCTGTTGTGTGCAGCATGGGAATCGGCTGACTTGCCTGTGGCCCTGCCAGATTCGTGGTACAAACACTATAATGATAGATCAAGGTCTTCCCCTCCCACTGTGTACTAATTTCAGgaaaaaagtgaaaaacaaCATATAGCATAGTGTTTTTATCAATGAAATGTTAAAAGCAACTTTGAAGTTGCTCCAATTTCCTATTGTTTTCTGTTCCCTAATTAATGATCACTTAAATCAAATCCtgcagctttgaatttaaaagaGCATTGGGGATGACAAAGTGAAAGGATTATTTTTGTTGCAGaacactaattaaataatatttacaaaatatttaaaagaggAAAATTCATAGATATGTCATTGTGAATGAATGGTACATAAAGAACTGGCATAGTATGGCATGAACATGAAACTTTGATATCGTTTCATGTTCAGCCATCAACATATTTGTCAATAGTGGCAGCCAAGGTAGATTTGGGCACTGCACCAATGATACTCTCTTTCTTCTCTCCATTTTTGAAGAACAGCACGGTTGGGATGCTCCTGATACCGAATTTTGTGGCAATATTTGGGCTGTCATCAGTGTTGAGCTTGTAACAAACAATCTTCCCAGCATATTCTTTGGCTAATTCAGCTATAACTGGTTCAATCACCCGACAGGGTCCGCACCATGGTGCCCAAAAATCCACTAAAACTGGTGTCTTACTGCCAACCACAAGCTCTTCCCAGTCTGCTTCTGTCACCACTTCAACTGCAGATTGCAGATTATGAATCTGTTTCTAACAATCACTagtttcttcaaattttaaacag of Gossypium raimondii isolate GPD5lz chromosome 3, ASM2569854v1, whole genome shotgun sequence contains these proteins:
- the LOC105797097 gene encoding thioredoxin M-type, chloroplastic codes for the protein MALKNCFQLTSVCNTRASVLQSYHHHHVSSVDKIHFQTFKGLKLNKPNLSFTADRCPKSRLICKASEAVAQVEVVTEADWEELVVGSKTPVLVDFWAPWCGPCRVIEPVIAELAKEYAGKIVCYKLNTDDSPNIATKFGIRSIPTVLFFKNGEKKESIIGAVPKSTLAATIDKYVDG
- the LOC105797096 gene encoding transcriptional corepressor SEUSS — encoded protein: MVPLGPSTPIGGAQSVPSSLLRTNSGMLGSQGGGLPSQSGFPSLVSPRTQFNNMNMLGNVPNVSSLLNQSFGNGGPNPQLSGPGSGQRGGIDSGAESDPLSNVGTGMGFNAPSSFVPSNMANIGSSGQVQSQQYSNLSGNHILPDQQQPQQPESQQFQHGQQGMQQVSAPHNTQQGQQQQQQQQQFQSIRGGMAGVGAVKLEPQLTNDQHSQPQQLQSLRNLAPVKLEPQQIPPSRTLAQVKMEPQHSDQSFLHQQQQQQQQQQQQLLQMSRQPPQTAAAQISLLHQQRLLQLQQQHHHHQLLKAMPQQRPQLPQQFQQQNLPLRSPVKSAYEPGMCARRLTHYMYQQQHRPEDNNIEFWRKFVAEYFAPNAKKKWCVSMYGNGRQTTGVFPQDVWHCEICNRKPGRGFEATVEVLPRLFKIKYESGTLEELLYVDMPREYQNSSGQIVLDYAKAIQESVFEQLRVVRDGQLRIVFSPDLKICSWEFCARRHEELIPRRLLIPQVSQLGAAAQKYQAATQNASTNLSAPDLQNNCNLFVASARQLAKALEVPLVNDLGYTKRYVRCLQISEVVNSMKDLIDYSRETRTGPMESLAKFPRRTSTSSGFHAQSQQPEEQHQQQQQTPQQQMMTQSSNGDQSSAQASGMQLAANNGVANVNNSLNVASASTSGGTIAGPLHQNSMNSRQQNSMNNASSSYGGNSVQIPSPGSSSTIPQTQANPSPFQSPTPSSSNNPPQAPHGALAASSHMSSANSPAMNMPMQQPALSSEADPNESQSSVQKIIHEMLSSQLNNTGGMVGAGTLGNDVKSVNGMLPPSNNMVLSGGNTLVGNGTISNNSVIGGVGFGSMSGGLGQSAMVNGIRATMGNNPVMNGRMGMAQMARDQLMNQQQQDMGNQLLNGLGAVNGFNNYQFDWKPSP